One Pseudoalteromonas rubra genomic window, TGGGACACAGGACGCGGCGCTGTGGTGGCAAAAGTACTCCCGGGGGAGTTTTATGTGTCAAAAAGTGACGAGCTAATCTCTACTGTATTGGGCTCCTGCATTGCAGCCTGTATTTATGATGAGCAGCAGGGCGTAGGAGGAATGAATCACTTTATGCTGCCTGGCGTGAAGGGGACTTCAGCGATTCATGCCGATGACCTGAATTGCCGTTATGGCAACTGGGCAATGGAATATCTGATTAATGAAGTGATAAAAAATGGTGCCCGGCGGGATCATCTGAAGATAAAGCTGTTTGGTGGTGGGAAAATCATCAGTTCGATGACCGACATCGGCGTTGGTAATATTCGATTTGCCGAGGCGTATGTTGAGGAAGAACAGCTCACTCTGGTATCCCACGATGTGGGTGGACCCTGGCCGCGCAAGGTGGTGTTTCATCCACAAACGGGTAAAGCTCAGGTGAAGAAATTGCGTCAGATGCACAATGACACCATTGAAAAACGTGAGGCTAAGTACCTTCATGATATTGAAGAGCAAGGTAAACAAACAGACATTGAGCTGTTTTAGAGAGATTGCATGATTAAGGTATTGATAGTTGATGATTCCCCTTCACTCAGAGCAATTCTGACTGAGGTGCTGGAGTTGGCGCCCGATATTAGGGTCGTAGGGGCAGCAGAGGACCCCTATGAAGCACGCGAGATGATTAAAAAGCTCAATCCTGATGTGTTGACGCTGGATATTGAAATGCCAAAGATGAATGGGCTGAGCTTTCTAAAAAATCTGATGCGCCTGCGCCCGATGCCTGTGGTTATGCTATCTACCTTAACGCAGCAAGGCTCTCCTGCAACGTTAGAAGCGCTAGAGCTGGGGGCAATCGACTTCATTGCCAAGCCAACCACGAATGTCGCCG contains:
- the cheD gene encoding chemoreceptor glutamine deamidase CheD, translating into MNQFQPVLHGFEHVKRFWDTGRGAVVAKVLPGEFYVSKSDELISTVLGSCIAACIYDEQQGVGGMNHFMLPGVKGTSAIHADDLNCRYGNWAMEYLINEVIKNGARRDHLKIKLFGGGKIISSMTDIGVGNIRFAEAYVEEEQLTLVSHDVGGPWPRKVVFHPQTGKAQVKKLRQMHNDTIEKREAKYLHDIEEQGKQTDIELF